From Cannabis sativa cultivar Pink pepper isolate KNU-18-1 chromosome 8, ASM2916894v1, whole genome shotgun sequence, a single genomic window includes:
- the LOC115699645 gene encoding monodehydroascorbate reductase 4, peroxisomal, giving the protein MGRAFVYVILGGGVAAGYAALEFTKRGVPHGELCIISEEPVPPYERPALSKGFLLPEEPARLPSFHTCVGANEERLTPKWYKEHGIELVLGTQVKSADIRRKTLITASGETISYKILIIATGARALKLEEFGVKGSDAENVCYLRNLSDATTLVGLMKSCSGGNAVVIGGGYIGMECAASLVINKISVTMVFPEAHCMARLFTPKIASYYEEYYKSKGVNFVKGTVLSSFEIDTDGKVTAVILKDGTHLPADMVVVGIGIRPNTSLFEGQLTLEKGGIKVNGKLQSSNSSVYAVGDVAAFPVKLFGEIRRLEHVDSARKSARHAVAVIMEPVKAGEYDYLPFFYSRVFALSWQFYGDNAGEVIHFGDFSGSTFGAYWVHKGHLVGSFLEGGTKEEYETIAKATRLKPAIEDIAELERRGLGFALAISQKPPESTVAAIPQPDFALQKTLYPWHATAGVLVAASVAAFAYWYGRRRHRRW; this is encoded by the exons atggGAAGAGCGTTTGTTTATGTAATTTTAGGAGGAGGGGTTGCAGCGGGCTATGCAGCTCTTGAATTCACAAAGAGAGGAGTCCCTCATGGCGAGCTCTGCATAATCTCCGAGGAACCA GTTCCACCGTATGAGAGACCAGCATTGAGCAAAGGATTTTTACTTCCAGAAG AGCCTGCAAGACTTCCATCCTTTCATACTTGTGTTGGTGCAAATGAGGAAAGGCTCACTCCAAAATGGTACAAGGAACATG GAATTGAGTTGGTTCTTGGAACTCAAGTGAAGTCAGCTGACATCAGGCGTAAGACACTAATAACAGCATCTGGAGAGACTATAAGTTACAAGATTCTCATCATTGCTACCGGTGCTCGG GCGCTGAAGCTAGAGGAGTTTGGAGTGAAAGGATCAGATGCTGAAAATGTGTGTTATTTACGAAATTTGTCAGATGCAACAACGCTTGTTGGCCTTATGAAATCTTGCTCTGGTGGAAATGCTGTTGTTATTGGTGGTGGCTACATAGGAATGGAGTGTGCTGCATCTTTGGTTATCAATAAAATAAGTGTAACAATGGTTTTCCCTGAAGCACATTGCA TGGCCCGTTTGTTTACACCGAAAATAGCAAGTTACTATGAAGAGTATTACAAGTCCAAAGGAGTAAATTTTGTCAAAGGAACTGTCTTGTCATCATTTGAAATTGACACCGATGGGAAG GTCACAGCCGTTATTCTTAAAGATGGAACTCACCTGCCTGCTGATATGGTTGTGGTGGGGATAGGAATCCGTCCTAACACAAGCCTGTTCGAAGGTCAACTAACATTGGAGAAGGGTGGAATCAAAGTGAACGGAAAGTTGCAGTCAAGCAACAGCTCTGTCTACGCAGTGGGAGATGTTGCAGCATTTCCAGTCAAACTATTTGGCGAAATCCGTAGACTTGAACACgttgactcagcaagaaaatcTGCAAGACATGCTGTGGCTGTAATAATGGAACCAGTCAAAGCGGGTGAATATGACTACCTACCATTCTTCTACTCAAGAGTCTTTGCCTTGTCCTGGCAGTTCTATGGAGACAATGCTGGAGAAGTAATCCACTTCGGGGATTTCTCTGGAAGCACCTTTGGAGCTTACTGGGTCCACAAGGGTCATCTTGTAGGATCTTTTCTTGAAGGTGGAACCAAAGAGGAGTATGAAACAATAGCCAAGGCCACCAGGCTGAAGCCAGCAATTGAAGATATAGCAGAGTTGGAGAGGCGAGGTCTGGGCTTTGCATTGGCAATTAGTCAAAAACCACCAGAGTCAACTGTTGCTGCAATTCCTCAACCTGATTTCGCTCTTCAAAAAACACTCTATCCTTGGCACGCAACAGCCGGTGTTCTTGTGGCTGCATCAGTAGCTGCGTTTGCATATTGGTATGGGAGGAGGAGGCACAGAAGGTGGTAA
- the LOC115700708 gene encoding large ribosomal subunit protein bL12cx yields the protein MATTLSALTLRSPSSPTPNAFSNPTHISSRPAVLKFPFNPQNPTLTATTTHRATQLRPVACVAAPEKIEKLGDEISSLTLAEARILVDFLQDKLGVSPAALAPAVGVAVAPGGGDAAAAAPEEKTEFDVVIEDVPSNARISVIKAVRALTSLALKEAKELIEGLPKKFKEGATKDEAEEAKKQLEEAGAKVSIV from the coding sequence ATGGCCACTACTCTCTCAGCTCTTACGCTCCGCTCTCCATCTTCTCCTACGCCAAATGCCTTCTCTAATCCTACGCACATCTCCTCCAGACCCGCAGTCCTTAAATTCCCGTTCAACCCCCAAAACCCTACCCTCACCGCTACCACCACACACCGCGCCACTCAACTCCGCCCGGTCGCCTGCGTTGCGGCCCCGGAGAAAATTGAGAAGCTCGGGGATGAGATCTCCAGCCTCACGCTAGCAGAGGCCAGAATCCTGGTCGACTTTCTCCAGGACAAGCTGGGCGTAAGCCCCGCTGCTCTCGCTCCGGCTGTTGGTGTAGCTGTCGCACCAGGAGGTGGAGATGCTGCCGCTGCGGCGCCGGAGGAGAAGACGGAGTTTGATGTGGTGATTGAAGACGTACCTAGCAATGCTAGAATTTCGGTTATTAAAGCCGTGAGAGCATTGACGAGCTTGGCCCTCAAAGAAGCTAAGGAGCTAATTGAAGGTTTACCGAAGAAGTTCAAGGAAGGAGCTACGAAGGATGAGGCTGAAGAAGCCAAGAAGCAGCTTGAGGAGGCTGGAGCTAAGGTTTCCATTGTTTAA
- the LOC115700510 gene encoding universal stress protein A-like protein — translation MEGEPTRVMLAVNQSTIKGYPHASISSKGAFEWTVDKIVRSNFSGFKLLFLHVQVPDEDGFEDMDSIYASPEDFKNLNNRNKAKGLHLLEYFVDKCHEIGIACEAWVKRGDAKEVICHEVKRTQPDLLVVGSRGLGPFQRVFVGTVSEFCVKHAECPVITIKRKACETPQDPVDD, via the exons ATGGAGGGTGAGCCTACTCGGGTTATGCTGGCAGTCAACCAGTCGACGATCAAGGGCTATCCTCATGCTTCCATAAGCAGCAAAGGGGCTTTTGAGTGGACTGTTGATAAGATCGTCCGCTCTAATTTTTCTGGTTTCAAGCTTCTCTTTCTTCATGTCCAAGTCCCTGATGAAGACG GTTTTGAGGACATGGATAGCATTTATGCATCACCCGAAGACTTTAAGAACTTGAATAATAGAAACAAGGCAAAAGGGCTTCATCTACTGGAGTATTTTGTCGATAAATGCCATGAAATTGGG ATTGCTTGTGAAGCATGGGTTAAGAGGGGTGATGCCAAAGAAGTGATATGCCATGAGGTGAAACGTACACAGCCTGATCTTCTGGTTGTTGGCAGCCGTGGTCTTGGTCCCTTCCAGAG GGTCTTTGTTGGAACTGTAAGCGAATTTTGTGTAAAACATGCTGAATGCCCAGTCATCACTATCAAGCGCAAGGCATGTGAAACTCCTCAGGATCCGGTGGATGATTGA